A single region of the Gorilla gorilla gorilla isolate KB3781 chromosome 1, NHGRI_mGorGor1-v2.1_pri, whole genome shotgun sequence genome encodes:
- the UQCRH gene encoding cytochrome b-c1 complex subunit 6, mitochondrial isoform X2 produces MGDRILPFLAAVWLCQLAFCTDPLTTVREQCEQLEKCVKARERLELCDERVSSRSHTEEDCTEELFDFLHARDHCVAHKLFNNLK; encoded by the exons ATGGGAGACCGCATTCTGCCATTTCTGGCGGCAGTGTGGCTCTGCCAGCTGGCCTTCTGCACG GATCCCCTAACAACAGTGAGAGAGCAATGCGAGCAGTTGGAGAAATGTGTAAAGGCCCGGGAGCGGCTAGAGCTCTGTGATGAGCGTGTATCCTCTCGATCACATACAGAAGAGGATTGCACGGAGGAGCTCTTTGACTTCTTGCATGCAAGGGACCATTGC GTGGCCCACAAACTCTTTAACAACTTGAAATAA